Proteins co-encoded in one Hydrogenobacter sp. genomic window:
- the tpx gene encoding thiol peroxidase: protein MAQTVTLKGNPVILSGSLPSVGDRAPEAVVVTKDLQEKIIGGAKGIVQLIVTVPSLDTPVCETETKKFNEMLAGMQNVDVTVVSMDLPFAEKRFCESFNIGNVTVASDFRYRDMEKYGVLIAEGALKGILARAVFIIDKDGKVAYVQLVPEITQEPNYDEVVSKLKSLV, encoded by the coding sequence ATGGCTCAAACGGTTACATTAAAAGGAAATCCAGTTATTTTATCTGGATCTTTACCTTCGGTAGGAGATAGAGCGCCTGAAGCCGTGGTTGTCACAAAGGATCTACAGGAAAAGATCATAGGTGGGGCTAAGGGTATAGTTCAACTGATAGTGACTGTACCGTCACTTGATACTCCAGTTTGCGAGACAGAAACTAAGAAATTTAACGAAATGCTTGCAGGAATGCAGAATGTGGATGTAACAGTAGTGTCTATGGACCTTCCCTTTGCAGAAAAAAGATTTTGCGAGAGTTTCAACATAGGTAATGTAACTGTAGCTTCCGACTTCAGATACAGGGATATGGAAAAGTATGGTGTTCTTATAGCTGAAGGCGCACTAAAGGGTATCTTAGCAAGAGCAGTTTTTATAATAGATAAAGATGGGAAAGTGGCTTACGTACAGCTTGTTCCTGAGATTACACAAGAACCTAATTACGATGAAGTTGTGAGTAAACTGAAATCTCTCGTATGA